The following coding sequences are from one Lolium rigidum isolate FL_2022 chromosome 6, APGP_CSIRO_Lrig_0.1, whole genome shotgun sequence window:
- the LOC124664785 gene encoding aspartate--tRNA ligase 2, cytoplasmic-like — protein sequence MAPWRRRRHDRAGEDATVDAAAQDTASSAWPPDAAARDPSACQGRPWAQWYLYVIYSLEELQSKAISGRSWTGIDDLDEAAAGRSVLIRGFAQAIRQVGKKRAFVVLRDSINTVQCVLSASDDTGVSTQMIKFAASISKESVVDIEGVVSLPEKPIEATTQKVEIQVTKVHCISPAIPTLPFNLEDAARSEAEFDKAEQSGQKLARVLQDTRLNHRVLGLRTPMNQAIFGGILDHVEHKFRDYLRSKKFKGVHSPKIISGSSEGGAAVFKLLYVNGEPVCLAQSPQLHKQMSICAGLGRVFEVCSIFRAENSNTHRHLCEFTGLDAEMEIKEHYFEVCDIIDGLFVSMFNYLNENCRLELEIINKQCPFEPLKYLEKTLRLTYAEGIEMLKEAGIEIEPMGDLNTEAEKQLGRLVKEKYGTEFFILHRYPLAVRPFYTMPCYDDPAYSNSFDVFIRGEEIISGGQRIHTPDLLRKRAKECGIDLSTIKSYIDSFRYGAPPHGGFGAGLERVVMLFCGLDNIRKASLFPRDPHRLEP from the exons ATGGCGCCATGGAGGCGGAGACGACATGACCGCGCCGGGGAGGATGCAACGGTGGACGCGGCGGCGCAGGATACTGCAAGCAGTGCATGGCCTCCGGACGCGGCGGCGCGGGATCCGAGCGCCTGCCAGGGACGGCCGTGGGCGCAG TGGTACCTATATGTAATTTACTCCTTGGAGGAGCTCCAGTCCAAGGCCATCTCCGGCCGGTCCTGGACAGGCATCGACGACCTCGACGAGGCCGCGGCGGGCCGCTCCGTGCTGATCCGCGGGTTTGCGCAGGCGATCCGCCAGGTCGGCAAGAAGAGGGCCTTCGTCGTGCTGCGCGACAGCATCAACACCGTGCAGTGCGTGCTCAGCGCCAGCGATGACACCGGCGTCAGCACGCAGATGATCAAGTTTGCCGCCTCCATCAGCAAGGAGAGCGTCGTTGACATCGAGGGCGTCGTCTCCCTCCCCGAGAAGCCCATCGAGGCCACAACACAGAAG GTGGAGATTCAGGTTACGAAGGTCCATTGCATCAGCCCGGCCATCCCCACACTTCCATTCAACCTTGAGGATGCAGCCCGTAGTGAAGCAGAATTTGACAAGGCTGAGCAG AGTGGACAGAAACTGGCACGTGTTCTCCAGGACACACGATTGAACCATCGAGTTCTCGGTCTGAGGACACCCATGAATCAAGCAATCTTCGGTGGTATCCTGGACCATGTTGAGCAC AAATTCAGGGACTATTTGCGCTCAAAGAAATTTAAAGGGGTCCACAGCCCCAAGATTATTTCTGGATCAAGTGAAGGCGGTGCAGCTGTATTCAAGCTACTGTACGTTAATGGCGAGCCTGTTTGCTTAGCACAATCTCCTCAATTACACAAGCAGATGAGTATTTGTGCTGGCTTAGGCCGTGTGTTTGAGGTTTGTTCTATATTTAGAGCCGAAAACTCAAACACACACAGGCATTTGTGCGAGTTTACTGGCCTGGATGCAGAGATGGAGATAAAGGAGCACTACTTTGAG GTTTGTGATATTATAGACGGATTATTCGTATCAATGTTCAACTACCTCAATGAAAATTGCCGACTGGAACTGGAGATCATAAATAAGCAGTGTCCATTCGAGCCTCTGAag TacctagagaaaaccttgaggctAACATATGCTGAGGGAATTGAAATGTTGAAG GAAGCTGGAATTGAAATCGAGCCTATGGGTGACCTCAACACAGAAGCTGAGAAACAACTTGGTCGGCTTGTTAAGGAGAA GTATGGCACAGAATTTTTCATTCTACATCGGTATCCTTTGGCCGTACGCCCTTTCTACACCATGCCTTGTTATGATGACCCTGCTTACAGCAACTCGTTCGATGTCTTCATTCGAG GCGAGGAAATTATTTCTGGAGGACAACGAATTCATACGCCTGACCTTCTGAGAAAACGTGCAAAGGAGTGTGGAATTGATCTAAGCACTATTAAATCATACATAGACTCATTCAG ATATGGTGCACCTCCGCATGGCGGTTTTGGTGCCGGGTTGGAGAGAGTAGTGATGCTATTCTGTGGCCTCGACAACATCAGGAAGGCATCTCTTTTCCCTCGCGACCCACACAGGCTCGAGCCATAA
- the LOC124664786 gene encoding leucine-rich repeat extensin-like protein 3, with protein sequence VAAAVEVDPSWRFPSRNIRDAYIALQTWKRYAIFSDPYDLTADWAGPAVCNYTGVYCAPLPTSPRTLAVAGLDLNHGDIAGYLPPELGLLADLALLHLNSNRLCGVLPRTLRRLRLLHELDLSNNRLVGKFPDVVLDLPSLRFLDLRFNEFEGAVPSALFDRPLDAIFLNHNRFRFRIPDNVGNSPASALVLAHNDFAGCLPASVANMSGTLNELLLINTGLSSCLPPEIGRLRELTVLDVSFNKIVGPLPREVAGLRKLEQLDVAHNLLSGPIPQAVCALPRLKNFTFAYNFFTAEPPACARVVPRDSDRSNCLPNRPAQRAPQQCAAFYSRPPANCAAFRCKPFVPASPPPPSPPPPSPPPPSPPPPSPSPPPPSPPPPSPPPPSPPPHSPPPPKPVHHPPPPPKPVHHPPPPPKPVHHPPPPPKPVHHHPPPPPPAPHPHPSCPPPPPCACPPPPPYYPGPLPPVSHASYGSPPPPPYNPDPWPPVTWAEYGSPPPPLRQ encoded by the coding sequence gtggcggcggcggtggaggtggatcCATCCTGGCGCTTCCCGAGCCGCAACATCCGGGACGCCTACATCGCGCTGCAGACCTGGAAGCGCTACGCCATCTTCTCCGACCCTTACGACCTCACCGCCGACTGGGCCGGCCCGGCGGTCTGCAACTACACGGGCGTCTACTGCGCGCCGCTCCCCACCTCCCCGCgcaccctcgccgtcgccggcctcgACCTCAACCACGGCGACATCGCGGGGTACCTGCCCCCCGAGCTCGGCCTGCTCGCCGACCTCGCGCTGCTCCACCTCAACTCCAACCGCCTCTGCGGCGTGCTCCCGCGCACGctgcgccgcctccgcctcctccacgagcTCGACCTCAGCAACAACCGCCTCGTCGGCAAGTTCCCCGACGTCGTGCTCGACCTCCCCTCCCTCCGCTTCCTCGACCTCCGCTTCAACGAGTTCGAGGGCGCCGTGCCGAGCGCCCTCTTCGACCGCCCGCTCGACGCCATCTTCCTCAACCACAACCGCTTCCGCTTCCGGATCCCGGATAACGTCGGCAACTCGCCCGCCTCCGCGCTCGTCCTCGCGCACAACGACTTCGCCGGATGCCTCCCCGCCAGCGTCGCCAACATGTCCGGTACCCTCAACGAGCTCCTGCTCATCAATACCGGGCTCAGCTCCTGCCTCCCGCCCGAGATCGGACGCCTAAGGGAGCTCACCGTGCTCGATGTCAGCTTTAACAAGATCGTTGGCCCGCTGCCGCGGGAGGTGGCCGGGCTCAGGAAGCTGGAGCAGCTCGACGTCGCGCACAACCTGCTCTCCGGCCCCATCCCGCAGGCCGTGTGCGCCCTGCCGCGCCTCAAGAACTTCACCTTCGCCTACAACTTCTTCACCGCGGAGCCGCCCGCGTGCGCGCGCGTCGTGCCACGGGACAGCGACCGGAGCAACTGCCTGCCCAACCGCCCCGCCCAGCGGGCACCGCAGCAGTGCGCCGCCTTCTACTCCCGCCCGCCCGCCAACTGTGCGGCCTTCCGGTGCAAGCCGTTCGTCCCggcctcgccgccaccgccatctcCGCCCCCGCCTTCTCCACCGCCGCCTTCACCTCCTCCACCCTCACcgtccccgccgccaccttctccaccaccaccatcaccacctccGCCCTCACCACCCCCGCATTCACCTCCGCCACCAAAGCCAGTCCACCATCCACCCCCGCCGCCAAAGCCAGTCCACCATCCACCCCCGCCGCCAAAGCCAGTCCACCATCCACCCCCGCCGCCAAAGCCAGTCCaccaccacccgccgccgccccctcccgcCCCGCATCCGCATCCATCATGCCCACCCCCGCCACCCTGCGCctgtccaccaccaccaccctatTACCCCGGCCCATTGCCACCAGTCTCACATGCTTCATATggatcaccaccaccgccaccatataATCCCGACCCATGGCCACCAGTTACCTGGGCAGAATATGGATCACCGCCACCGCCTCTACGGCAATGA